A single window of Aspergillus flavus chromosome 4, complete sequence DNA harbors:
- a CDS encoding putative bZIP transcription factor (hypothetical protein Ao3042_04721) — protein MANRLPPLNDVAPSSALDSSSGTRETPVATDTVNLDTEYVKLEDSPTPSALTPADADAETPAPDTGGPAGRKRKLNSSSARGVANLTPEQLAKKRANDRQAQRAIRERTKAHIDSLEHRVRELSSQKPFLDLQAALKQNEAIRAENRDIKQGLKAIMDVIQPLVGKHEASSANPPASAAAPSGTHSTPPLSTAPPFAKTSYFSDTRPTNVDHSYSEASARIETPSSTHSAPLLGTIRRESATNGTSASFRIAFDYQRHNLTHGLDFGSDERMAFNFLLDASQQVPKVEGFRRSPGNFRAPPMNAPPAYPSPIHGSMAEQSLPAYMTPIRNIAPTCTLDAILLDFLHHRQREAASGVPQQKLVGPPYPSVSSLLNPERGAYSHPLSKVFTDILRTFPDISSLPEQVAVLYVMFLLMRWQIYPTPENYDRVPEWLTPRPSQLLTPHPAWIDYLPWPRMRDRVVMAHRDYPFDNWFIPFTRTLSVNWPYEETDCLLSTGDNDDLIINPVFERHLRNLNNWSLGSAFAEAYPSLAETARIKNQP, from the exons ATGGCCAATCGCCTGCCTCCTCTGAATGATGTGGCCCCTTCCTCGGCCCTCGACTCTTCCTCGGGAACCCGGGAGACCCCAGTCGCGACCGACACCGTTAACTTGGACACGGAATATGTGAAACTGGAGGATTCTCCTACGCCATCCGCGTTGACGCCTGCAGATGCAGATGCAGAAACACCGGCGCCAGACACTGGCGGGCCTGCGGGGCGGAAACGCAAGTTGAATAGTAGTTCCGCAAGAGGTGTAGCCAATCTCACTCCCGAGCAGCTGGCGAAGAAACGAGCCAACGACCGACAGGCCCAGCGGGCAATACGCGAGAGAACCAAAGCTCATATAGATTCGCTGGAACACCGCGTCCGCGAGCTGTCTTCTCAGAAGCCATTCTTGGATCTGCAGGCGGCGTTGAAGCAGAATGAAGCCATTCGAGCCGAGAACCGCGACATCAAACAGGGGTTGAAGGCGATCATGGATGTCATTCAGCCTTTAGTTGGAAAGCACGAAGCATCTAGTGCTA ATCCTCCCGCCTCTGCAGCCGCTCCCTCGGGCACGCATTCAACCCCCCCTTTGTCTACAGCACCACCGTTTGCAAAAACCAGTTACTTCAGTGACACCAGGCCAACCAATGTCGACCATTCCTATTCCGAGGCTTCCGCAAGGATTGAGACTCCCTCATCCACACACTCGGCGCCTTTGTTAGGCACCATCCGGCGCGAAAGCGCCACCAATGGGACGTCAGCTTCGTTTCGCATTGCGTTCGACTATCAACGGCACAACCTGACGCATGGGTTAGATTTTGGGAGCGATGAAAGGATGGCCTTTAACTTTCTACTTGATGCGTCTCAACAAGTTCCAAAAGTGGAGGGCTTCCGCCGCTCGCCGGGGAACTTCCGAGCACCCCCAATGAACGCTCCTCCGGCCTACCCGTCGCCGATCCACGGCTCCATGGCGGAGCAATCTCTGCCCGCCTACATGACGCCAATCCGAAACATTGCACCAACCTGCACGCTGGATGCAATCCTGTTGGACTTTCTCCACCATCGACAGCGCGAAGCAGCTTCGGGGGTCCCCCAGCAAAAGCTAGTGGGGCCTCCTTATCCCAGTGTCTCCTCCCTGCTTAATCCAGAAAGAGGTGCTTACTCACACCCGTTATCAAAGGTGTTCACTGATATCCTGCGCACCTTCCCCGATATTTCCTCCCTTCCGGAGCAAGTAGCTGTTTTGTATGTCATGTTTCTTCTCATGCGATGGCAGATCTATCCAACGCCTGAAAATTATGATCGGGTACCGGAATGGCTGACTCCGCGCCCATCGCAACTTTTAACACCACATCCCGCCTGGATTGATTACCTGCCGTGGCCGCGGATGCGCGACCGCGTCGTGATGGCACACCGGGACTACCCTTTTGACAACTGGTTTATACCATTTACGCGTACACTGTCAGTCAACTGGCCATATGAGGAAACTGATTGTCTTTTGTCGACGGGAGATAACGATGACCTGATAATCAACCCCGTCTTTGAAAGGC
- a CDS encoding bifunctional GTP cyclohydrolase II/3, 4-dihydroxy-2butanone-4-phosphate synthase produces MSNLPSHASPTFTAQASSSHRAVDDMSLDSTSAAPPSLNSRIDELRGDAASQTDATEHTRGDITPAVPASLLSPSFTPPATPGGTINQAQLLQQTQQPTHTKPPKLLSCLPNVECIVRARIPTTNGAEMFLHLYHNDLDNKEHLAIVFGNSIRSRSLDAIRPGETEMDRMIRGAYIGTLRPGRVSSWYDSSANTESASSGQGRSTPDAPVSSQTSELAQSSTNQAPLVRIHSECYTGETAWSARCDCGEQLDEAARLMSLPMETLNEVASQQDLSVPSNASGGVIIYLRQEGRGIGLGEKLKAYNLQDLGSDTVEANLLLRHPADARSYGLATAMLVDLGLGVDSNPHGIRLLTNNPDKIRAVEGPNREVVVKERVPMVPLAWRTGGKMGITSTEVEGYLRTKISKMGHMLQ; encoded by the exons ATGTCGAACTTACCATCTCATGCCTCGCCGACATTCACGGCGCaggcctcttcctctcatCGAGCGGTTGATGATATGTCTCTGGACTCAACCTCTGCGGCTCCACCATCATTGAACAGCAGAATAGACGAGCTTCGTGGTGATGCCGCAAGTCAAACTGACGCCACAGAGCACACCCGAGGCGATATTACCCCCGCAGTGCCcgcctctcttctctccccttcctTCACCCCTCCAGCGACACCAGGTGGCACGATAAACCAAGCGCAACTACTTCAGCAGACTCAACAACCCACGCACACTAAACCGCCTAAGCTCCTCTCCTGCCTTCCAAATGTCGAGTGTATTGTTCGCGCACGGATCCCAACCACCAATGGGGCCGAGATGTTCCTTCACCTCTACCACAATGACTTGGACAACAAAGAGCACTTAGCAATTGTGTTCGGAAACAGTATCCGATCCCGAAGTTTGGACGCAATCCGCCCGGGGGAAACGGAAATGGACCGAATGATTCGTGGGGCCTACATCGGTACCCTCCGTCCCGGCCGAGTGAGCAGTTGGTATGACAGCTCCGCAAATACTGAGAGCGCTTCTAGTGGACAAGGGCGGAGCACCCCAGATGCCCCTGTTTCGTCACAGACATCAGAGTTAGCACAGAGTAGCACAAACCAAGCGCCGCTGGTTAGAATCCATTCGGAATGTTACACCGGCGAAACGGCATGGTCCGCGCGCTGTGATTGTGGTGAACAGCTCGATGAGGCGGCACGTTTGATGTCTCTCCCGATGGAAACTTTGAATGAGGTGGCATCCCAGCAAGATTTATCTGTGCCTTCGAATGCATCTGGAGGCGTGATCATTTACCTCCGCCAGGAAGGCCGCGGGATCGGTCTAGGAGAAAAGCTTAAAGCGTATAATCTTCAAGACCTTGGATCGGATACCGTCGAAGCTAATTTACTCCTTCGACATCCCGCGGATGCCAGAAGCTACGGTCTTGCCACAGCGATGTTGGTGGATCTTGGTCTAGGTGTTGATTCCAACCCACATGGAATCCGCCTGCTTACCAACAACCCTGACAAGATCCGGGCGGTCGAGGGACCGAACCGGGAAGTTGTTGTGAAGGAAAGAGTACCGATGGTGCCCTTGGCCTGGCGAACAGGTGGAAAGATGGGAATTACGAGTACTGAAGTCGAGGGCTACTTGCGGACCAAG ATTTCGAAGATGGGCCATATGCTCCAATAA
- a CDS encoding SAGA complex component, with protein sequence MGSTNNGVHWPAKRLPLNRDGNSASDSRQVGEPLSSPRPLEPGEHPTEETLSSPLSSFSRPHDLRQGAARGTRSARRKEIVSAFTWEALTIGKARTGELATSSGNSKGPRQLPIAVAPPNTPPSKMSRNRPRGPPLPRDNGLAANEETDMWNKILQDLRKAKEKNDKQKSLAEQISALNEKIGKDGGKPSLHEHNQLDSLYRQMLKLCEDERAILQDEPSDVIKNLGLLTALRQASEAEAPLNRAAALGKSRKKRNDVDGSATDSPGLSGASLPDKAGRMKGGIQRGSSVSSNQARDSRDSRDVHVKVEEGTEGTKGTLAERNGHLVVGAEVVFKHNKNKQGAEGEGIQCIIKGISGDGHKKRYDVQDPEPNENGEEGAVYKTTAAFLIPIPQVGSTLPSFSVGKQVLARYPDTTTFYRAEVMGSRKDTYRLKFEGEEDDKEMEVDRRFVLDIPGK encoded by the exons ATGGGAAGCACCAATAACGGGGTGCATTGGCCAGCAAAGCGCTTACCGCTTAACCGCGATGGGAACTCCGCCAGCGATAGCCGCCAGGTCGGGGAACCATTATCGTCTCCGCGCCCGCTCGAGCCAGGCGAGCACCCTACTGAAGAGACTCTAAGCTCGCCTCTGAGCTCCTTTAGTCGCCCGCACGATCTCCGCCAGGGTGCGGCTCGTGGCACGCGAAGTGCGCGTCGCAAAGAGATTGTCTCCGCTTTTACCTGGGAGGCCCTGACCATTGGGAAAGCTAGAACCGGGGAGCTTGCAACCTCATCCGGAAACAGTAAAGGTCCGCGACAGCTCCCAATTGCTGTGGCACCTCCCAATACACCTCCATCCAAGATGTCACGGAATCGTCCTAGGGGGCCTCCACTGCCTAGAGACAATGGTCTGGCGGCCAATGAGGAAACTGATATGTGGAATAAGATCCTCCAGGATCTAcgaaaggcaaaggagaagaatgataaGCAGAAGTCCCTAGCTGAGCAGATATCTGCTTTGAATGAGAAGATTGGCAAAGATGGTGGGA AGCCGAGTCTACATGAGCATAACCAGCTGGACAGTCTGTACCGGCAAATGCTCAAGCTTTGTGAAGATGAAAGGGCCATTCTTCAAGATGAACCCAGTGATGTGATCAAGAACTTGGGCCTTCTGACCGCACTTCGTCAGGCATCTGAAGCAGAGGCGCCACTTAACCGTGCGGCTGCTCTTGGGAAATCCcgtaaaaagagaaatgacGTGGACGGGTCAGCTACGGATTCGCCGGGGCTTTCGGGTGCTTCCCTACCGGACAAAGCTGGACGTATGAAGGGCGGCATCCAACGTGGCTCCAGTGTGTCCAGCAACCAGGCTCGTGACAGCCGTGACAGCCGAGATGTTCACGTTAAAGTGGAGGAAGGGACGGAAGGCACCAAGGGTACACTCGCAGAACGTAATGGACACTTGGTGGTTGGGGCCGAAGTAGTCTTCAAACACAACAAGAACAAGCAAGGGGCCGAAGGTGAGGGGATCCAGTGCATCATCAAAGGGATTTCTGGAGATGGACATAAGAAGCG GTATGATGTACAGGATCCCGAGCCGAATGAGAATGGCGAAGAGGGAGCGGTTTATAAAACCACCGCTGCGTTTCTGATCCCAATACCGCAAGTTGGCTCGACATTACCAAGTTTTTCGGTAGGAAAACAAGTTCTGGCGAGATACCCAGATACTACGACGTTTTACCGGGCAGAGGTGATGGGCTCCAGAAAGGACACCTACCGTCTCAAATttgaaggcgaagaagatgacaagGAGATGGAAGTGGACCGTAGGTTTGTCCTTGACATTCCCGGAAAGTGA
- a CDS encoding mannose-6-phosphate isomerase, class I: MQVPLLRLQCGVNSYDWGKIGQESAAARYAATTAAPDFSIESEKPYAELWMGTHPSLPSKDVETQRTLLDMVQDNQALLSKEVSEKYGGKLPFLFKVLSVNKALSIQAHPNKKLAEKLHARDPRNYPDDNHKPEMTIAITPFEGLCGFRPLAEISHFLNAVAPLRQLIGTDAVDQFLGAVKGSEDSEDPTVMQKNKDALRIVFTALMNSSSENIEAATKELTAAAQNSPETFGTSASTPETNPSNPAELAAVITRLNGQFPNDIGLFVFFFLNFVKLAPGEAMFLKADDIHAYVSGDIIECMASSDNVVRAGFTPKFKDVDTLTDMLTYSYAPIEEQKLEPKEYPYAILNASAYSSASSSMLYDPPIEEFSVVKTDLKRTGAKATFDALGGPSILICTGGTGKITVGHKTEEVKEGYVFFVGADAECIIENTGSGADEGNVFTTFKAFCDLTGKEDMVNGH; encoded by the exons ATGCAGGTGCCTTTGCTTCGACTCCAGTGTG GTGTCAACAGTTATGATTGGG GCAAGATTGGTCAGGAGTCGGCAGCTGCCCGCTATGCAGCTACAACAGCTGCACCAGACTTCTCCATAGAATCAGAGAAACCCTATGCAGAG TTATGGATGGGCACGCATCCTTCCCTCCCTTCGAAAGACGTCGAGACCCAGCGGACCCTCCTCGATATGGTCCAAGACAACCAAGCTTTGCTATCCAAGGAGGTTAGCGAGAAATATGGTGGAAAATTGCCATTCCTTTTCAAGGTGCTTTCGGTCAACAAAGCCCTCAGTATTCAAGCGCACCCGAACAAGAAGCTCGCAGAGAAACTCCATGCTAGAGATCCTCGCAATTATCCAG ATGACAACCACAAGCCCGAGATGACCATCGCAATTACCCCGTTCGAAGGACTCTGTGGCTTCCGCCCCTTAGCGGAGATCTCCCATTTTCTCAACGCCGTGGCACCACTCCGTCAGTTGATTGGAACAGATGCAGTCGACCAATTTCTGGGCGCAGTCAAGGGCTCCGAGGATTCGGAGGATCCCACTGTCATgcagaaaaacaaggatgCTTTGCGGATCGTGTTCACCGCGCTGATGAACTCATCATCCGAAAACATCGAGGCAGCTACAAAAGAGCTCACTGCTGCGGCCCAAAACTCCCCTGAAACATTTGGCACTTCTGCTAGCACTCCTGAGACAAACCCTAGCAACCCAGCGGAACTGGCAGCTGTTATCACACGTCTCAACGGGCAGTTCCCTAACGATATCGGCCTGTttgtgttcttcttccttaacTTCGTCAAGCTTGCACCGGGTGAGGCCATGTTTTTGAAGGCCGACGACATTCATGCCTACGTTTCCGGCGACATCATCGAGTGCATGGCGTCTTCCGACAACGTCGTGCGGGCTGGCTTCACACCCAAGTTCAAGGATGTGGATACTTTGACCGACATGCTGACATACTCCTATGCTCCCATTGAGGAACAGAAGCTAGAACCTAAGGAATACCCGTACGCGATTCTGAACGCCTCAGCATACTCAAGCGCCTCGTCGTCCATGCTCTATGACCCCCCTATTGAGGAATTCAGTGTGGTGAAGACCGATCTCAAGCGAACTGGCGCCAAGGCTACTTTCGACGCTCTGGGAGGGCCTAGCATCTTGATCTGTACCGGAGGCACCGGAAAGATCACCGTCGGCCATAAGACCGAGGAAGTCAAGGAGGGCTATGTGTTCTTTGTCGGTGCCGATGCCGAGTGTATCATTGAGAACACTGGTTCTGGGGCTGATGAGGGAAATGTATTTACGACCTTCAAGGCATTCTGTGATCTTACCGGTAAGGAAGACATGGTGAACGGCCACTAA
- a CDS encoding Alpha/Beta hydrolase protein — protein sequence MTSTSISLWERVDLMHGQLTVLGTALYNAITGIFRGQSGASGYGLHIGNAALRKLCNRLSAEQFQYMNGPTRSVYETALQKKGLQPETVPLKHGAQGHWIGNKNAKNVVIYYHGGGFAVPGAAGHMTFYGSVIDTLNAEGHDIALFLITYSLTPHAVYPTQLRQAVEALRYILTETNRDPANVIVGGDSAGGNLAVAVLLHLSHPHPEIEPLSDIAPLAGLFAFAPWVSFVHEGASMQENQYKDMIGPEILNRWSHMYLAGKESDAWSEPNRAPTEWWRDAKVKEVLILAGRDEILFDSINAFVKKFQGRIFWVREDRDLDAMLTDGLGLVGCTEHEVSCRAWGDSCCTGLRRWFYWKGDTAGERIEGVAAVSSLGSSLICRSEAEGKHLERIYYTKHVEY from the exons ATGACCTCCACCTCAATCTCCCTCTGGGAGAGGGTAGATCTCATGCATGGTCAATTGACCGTTCTAGGCACAGCTCTCTATAACGCCATCACAGGTATCTTCCGAGGCCAAAGCGGTGCATCAGGATACGGGCTCCACATCGGCAACGCAGCGTTGAGAAAACTATGCAATAGACTGAGCGCAGAACAGTTCCA atacaTGAACGGCCCCACAAGGTCCGTCTACGAGACAGCCTTGCAGAAAAAAGGACTTCAACCCGAAACAGTCCCTCTCAAACACGGTGCACAAGGCCACTGGATCGGAAACAAGAATGCCAAAAATGTGGTCATCTATTACCATG GCGGCGGATTCGCTGTGCCCGGTGCAGCAGGCCATATGACCTTCTACGGCAGCGTGATCGATACCCTCAACGCAGAAGGCCACGACATAGCCCTCTTCCTGATAACCTACAGCCTCACCCCGCACGCCGTCTACCCGACTCAACTCCGGCAGGCCGTGGAAGCCCTCCGCTATATCCTCACCGAGACAAACCGTGACCCGGCCAACGTGATCGTCGGCGGCGACTCCGCAGGCGGAAACCTAGCCGTAGCCGTCCTCCTGCATCTGTCACACCCGCATCCCGAGATTGAGCCTCTGTCCGACATAGCGCCTTTAGCGGGGTTGTTTGCCTTCGCGCCGTGGGTGAGTTTCGTCCATGAGGGCGCCTCCATGCAGGAGAATCAGTATAAGGATATGATTGGGCCGGAAATTCTGAATCGGTGGTCGCACATGTATTTGGCCGGGAAGGAGAGCGATGCGTGGAGTGAGCCTAATCGGGCACCGACTGAATGGTGGAGGGATGCGAAAGTGAAGGAAGTGTTGATCTTGGCGGGGAGGGATGAAATCTTGTTCGACTCGATTAATGCCTTTGTGAAGAAGTTTCAG GGTCGAATTTTCTGGGTTCGTGAGGACAGGGATCTTGATGCGATGCTAACGGATGGACTCGGTCTAGTCGGTTGTACCGAACACGAAGTATCTTGTAGGGCATGGGGAGACTCATGTTGCACCGGTTTACGGCGCTGGTTTTATTGGAAAGGAGACACAGCAGGGGAACGGATTGAAGGAGTGGCTGCAGTCTCGTCTCTAGGGT CCTCGTTGATCTGCAGGTCAGAAGCGGAAGGGAAACACTTGGAGCGCATATACTACACCAAACATGTTGAGTATTAA
- a CDS encoding putative coatomer subunit epsilon, translating to MDPFSAEGELINIHNAFHQGQYQEVIDFDTSALSSENHLPARVLKLRAKIALGQTDQVLSDVDGEEDTPDLAAVKALAQQTAGDSEAALKLTQDLAENYPDNATVQALGGTVLQAQGLSEEALALLAKHQGNLEAVALIVQIHLQQNRSDLALKEVQTAKRWAQDSLLVNLAESWVGLRVGGEKYQSAFYVYEELAAAPSTSAPLSIVGQAVAEIHLGRLPEAEAALTAALEKYPEDAELIANSIVLNVLAGKPTEELESRLQNVQSSNALLADIQEKSAFFDTAAAKYAPRVSS from the exons ATGGATCCATTCTCGGCAGAAGGTG AACTTATCAACATTCACAATGCCTTCCACCAAGGCCAGTACCAGGAGGTGATCGACTTCGACACATCAGCCCTATCCTCTGAAAACCACCTTCCTGCTCGCGTTTTAAAGCTTCGCGCCAAAATTGCCCTGGGACAGACCGACCAGGTTCTCTCCGACGTTgacggcgaagaagacaCCCCCGACCTTGCGGCAGTGAAGGCGTTGGCGCAGCAAACAGCTGGCGACAGCGAGGCTGCCCTGAAGCTCACACAGGATCTGGCGGAGAACTACCCCGACAATGCTACCGTACAGGCTCTAGGTGGAACAGTGCTGCAGGCGCAGGGATTGAGCGAGGAGGCTCTGGCTTTGTTGGCGAAGCACCAAGGCAATCTGGAAGC TGTTGCGTTGATTGTTCAGATCCATCTTCAGCAGAATCGCTCCGATCTCGCCCTGAAGGAGGTGCAAACTGCCAAGCGGTGGGCTCAAGATTCCCTGCTTGTTAATTTGGCTGAGTCGTGGGTTGGTTTGAGAGTT GGCGGCGAAAAATACCAGTCTGCTTTCTACGTCTATGAAGAACTCGCCGCTGCCCCCAGTACCTCTGCCCCGCTCTCGATCGTTGGCCAGGCCGTGGCTGAAATCCACCTCGGCCGGCTGccagaagctgaagctgcGTTGACGGCAGCTCTTGAGAAGTATCCCGAGGACGCGGAGCTCATTGCCAATAGTATTGTGCTGAATGTTTTGGCCGGAAAGCCGACTGAGGAGCTGGAGTC GCGTTTACAGAATGTGCAGTCATCGAATGCTCTGTTGGCTGATATTCAAGAGAAGAGTGCGTTCTTCGATACCGCTGCCGCGAAGTATGCGCCGAGAGTGTCCTCTTAG